In Chitinivibrionales bacterium, the genomic window GGAATTGCATGCTCCTTTCCTGCATTGCGGGAATTTATTTTTCCCTTGGAGGCGGACAGGCGATCGCGCTGGTGAAAAAGAACCGCCAGCCCTTTGACACCGGCATGCAGGGAGAGTTCGTATGCCGGTTTCTCGCCGGTAAAGCGGCATCGGAACAAAACAAGGCATGAAGACCGAGTTCGACATAATAAAATTCCTCAATCAGAACGAGGAAACGCTTTCGCCCTTTGCAAAAAGGAGCAGCCAGTCGCTTGGGCGGAAGAATCCCATCCGGCGCGACCCGTTCCGTCTCGAGTTCTCGCGCGACGAAACCAGGATCCTTCACTGTCCGCCCTTTAGGCGGCTCAAGCAGAAGACGCAGGTGTTCCTGTCGCCCGACAACGACCACATCTGCACCAGGCTGGAGCACGTGCTCCACGTTTCCAGCATCGCCTACGTGATCGGCCGCTGCCTCAATCTCAACATCGACCTCATCAACGCCATTGCCAAGGGGCACGACCTGGGCCACCCGCCGTTCGGCCACGCGGGCGAGCGCGCGCTTGACAAGCTGCTCAAGGCCGACGATGTGGCGCAGGGGTTCAAACACGAGATCCATGGCCTGCGCGTGGTGGACATGCTCACCAACTACGGCGCGGGCCTCAACCTCACCTACGAGGTGCGGGACGGCATCATCACCCATTGCGGGGAGAGCTTCGACCGCGTGCTCGAGCCGGACCGCAAGCGCGACTTGACTAAACTGGAATCAATCACCGAGCGCGGTGCATTGCCGTCGACCCTCGAAGGGTGCCTCGTGCGCATGGTTGACCGGACCGCGTATCTCGGCCGCGACCTCGAGGACGGCATCAAGGCGGGCCTCATCCGCAAGTCCGACATTCCCGCCGCCGTCGCACGTGACCT contains:
- a CDS encoding HD domain-containing protein; the protein is MKTEFDIIKFLNQNEETLSPFAKRSSQSLGRKNPIRRDPFRLEFSRDETRILHCPPFRRLKQKTQVFLSPDNDHICTRLEHVLHVSSIAYVIGRCLNLNIDLINAIAKGHDLGHPPFGHAGERALDKLLKADDVAQGFKHEIHGLRVVDMLTNYGAGLNLTYEVRDGIITHCGESFDRVLEPDRKRDLTKLESITERGALPSTLEGCLVRMVDRTAYLGRDLEDGIKAGLIRKSDIPAAVARDLGSDNGAIIGRFVNDIIANSIDKDAIVLSGEVLELMEALKDFNYERIYNHPDVAGKGRKSGHILDLLYHELKAIFKKTDRGRDAGATAAAERDAPNLGVFFHFIKNTNYNDETPPWRIAADYIAGMTDHFAERTYIQLFVPTPVI